In the Cellvibrio sp. KY-GH-1 genome, CGCTTCGGATTCCAAACCATTCATTCCAATCAAGCCGTTACTGTAGCCGGGAATACCGAACCCCCAGGGCTGCCCCCAACTGGCACCCGACTCAAAAAAGCTACCATCCGGGCGGCGATTTAGCAGCATCCACACAAACCCGTCGTGGCTTTTTATGTGCGATAAACTGATTTCAGAATCCCAATCCCCCAAGGTACCACGCAACCCCAAGCTGAATTGATCCGAGTAAGGCGTTTTTAAATCATTGTTCACCATAAAGACTTCGCGACCACCGCCCGTATTGGAGTAAAGCAATTCCTCCAATCCTTCACGCGTTAAATATTTTGGATTCCAGGCGACGCAATTGGACTCTACAGCAGGATCACAATTGTGTTGTGGATCTTCCGAATCAAAATTTATGCTGTAAGTTGGGAAGGTGGCTTTGGTTCTCTCCAATTGCAAATTATCAAACAAGTTGCGGTCATAGGCGCGCCCCGCCCCACCGAATGCAACCAGGTTGTAGTCACTGCCTATGTCATAGCTAAAACCCACACGCGGTTGCCATGCGCCAGTAAAGCTATCGCGGTTACGACCTGTACTAATGTAATCGTCGATATTGATATTGGAGTTTTTCAGATTCGGCCAATTGCGCAGTGCAGTCACTACCGCATCCGGCGTTTGATAATCCAGATAGGAATCCGATTTTTCATAATCCCAACGCACACCGGCATTAATCGTTAAACGCTCAGTCGCGCTCCAGTCATCCTGAATGTAAATACCAATTTGTTGATTGTCGCTCTGCGCGGTGCCATCGCCAATATTGGCCAGAGGTGCACCCCATTCAACGCGATAGGGTTGTGTCCAGGAATAATCGATATTGTATTTATACTGCGGGTTATAGGGCTGCTGCTCCGCCGACGATAATTCAATTGCTTTGTATTTAAAGCCGGTTTTAATTTGATGGTCGTCCAGTGAAAGATAGGTGAAATCCTCCTGCAAACCCCAGCCCGATTGACTTTTCTTTTGAAAATCCCGCCCTGCTCCAGTATTCAATACCGTGCGATCTGCCGCGTTTAATAAAATAGTTCCGTTACCCAACGTATGTGGGCGCGGATTAAAGGTGTAATCCTCGTAGGTAAAACGAAAATCATTGACCCAATTTTCAGTACGCCAGTTGTGGCTGAGCACCCAGCGACTTTCTTCATTATTTTTATCGGTGCCAAAATCCAATACATTCTGACCGCCAATACCGGTCAATTCAGTTTCATCGCGATACTTGGCCGTGAGTTCAATTTTTTGCTCATCGTTAACGACATAACTCAACTTACCGAAAATTAAATCCTCTTCAAAATCGGCAGCAACTCCACCCAATTGCGCACGAATTCCCTCAGGCAATTTATTGGCATCGTAACCTGAGCCGACAATAACCTCGCGCGGGTCACTATTGCTTTTACCTTCATAGGCGAGGAAAAAATGCAGCGTATCCTGAATAATTGGACCCCCAACATTAGCGCCGTATTGGATTTGCTGACTGGGTACTTTTTTATGGGCATTAAGCTCATTGGGATTTTTCTCGCGCATACCTTCATCAGAGTAATCGTAAAAAAATCCACCCTTGAATTCATTGGTACCGGATGCAGTCACGGCAACAATCGCCGCGCTGCTTAATTGATCATATTCTGCTGAATAGTTTTGGGTGATCACCTTGTATTCGGAAATAGCCGACTGCGGAAAGGGCGTGCCACGGCTCGCATCCTGCCCGCTAATACCACCGCGTAGCACATAATTTTTTTGCCCTACGCCATCGATAAAAACATTGATGGCG is a window encoding:
- a CDS encoding TonB-dependent receptor, which encodes MHAHPVSSSRSNSSSHFFSSRLAPSRKNILATLIGFCCATGFADSAVAQIGSASLGGVIETRDQPLAGTSVTLVNTANGYSAKTTTKADGSYVITGLAPGEYRLEVAGKSLQGQQPINLRVGQKVNLNIDLEQQNPEQPVEELLVLGTQVNYNVGGEVGTNITLEQIEALPQTTRNFLAFADLAPGVQFNEGQDGSTSIQGGAQSPNAINVFIDGVGQKNYVLRGGISGQDASRGTPFPQSAISEYKVITQNYSAEYDQLSSAAIVAVTASGTNEFKGGFFYDYSDEGMREKNPNELNAHKKVPSQQIQYGANVGGPIIQDTLHFFLAYEGKSNSDPREVIVGSGYDANKLPEGIRAQLGGVAADFEEDLIFGKLSYVVNDEQKIELTAKYRDETELTGIGGQNVLDFGTDKNNEESRWVLSHNWRTENWVNDFRFTYEDYTFNPRPHTLGNGTILLNAADRTVLNTGAGRDFQKKSQSGWGLQEDFTYLSLDDHQIKTGFKYKAIELSSAEQQPYNPQYKYNIDYSWTQPYRVEWGAPLANIGDGTAQSDNQQIGIYIQDDWSATERLTINAGVRWDYEKSDSYLDYQTPDAVVTALRNWPNLKNSNINIDDYISTGRNRDSFTGAWQPRVGFSYDIGSDYNLVAFGGAGRAYDRNLFDNLQLERTKATFPTYSINFDSEDPQHNCDPAVESNCVAWNPKYLTREGLEELLYSNTGGGREVFMVNNDLKTPYSDQFSLGLRGTLGDWDSEISLSHIKSHDGFVWMLLNRRPDGSFFESGASWGQPWGFGIPGYSNGLIGMNGLESEADSLYIKLDKPKADDFWGMTIAYTYTDAQENRKAGEVFALDYPSMDDYTWFDSVSVPEHRLVIAALFDLPGGVDFSAKLNLESVKTYMGTDCRAGWNACKYNTFKPESDGFIGYKQLDIAFSKQIPTNSIADGSTLNLRLDVLNLTNAVNHGGYQDWFGGAGEGLPANFAQPNGTFAGPPMTIKLGVNWNW